The genomic stretch TTTAGTTATCCGAAAGTTCGATATGTAAAGTTACTAGTATTAAAAAACTCTTCATCATAAATAATTTTCAGACTATTCGGTGATTAAAGCTTACAACTTTTTTATGTACACAaagtttttaatgaaaaataagaCAACTCTAGCTATTTCAGATAACATTTACAAAGTGCCAAATTGGTTGGATTTTAAAACTAGAAGTCGTTGTAATTATTAGTCGCACCCCTAAATTAAATTTCTGAATTGGCCGTTGGAAAACCAACTTGCTGTCTCCACATATATCTATATTAGTTTTGAAGTGAATCATGGGATAAGATAGAATTTATGAGCTGTGGAGAAGTTGATGAAGATTTCTCTATCAAGGCATTAAGATTAgctaagacaaaaaaaaaaaaaactaatttagaaaatCAATTACCACCACTAGTGATAGTTCTAGAAAACTAGTTTCGTAGGTGGAAATAGTATgtcaattttattataaatgacaAGTTGTTGACAACGTTGTAATGGATAGAGAGGATTGCAAATTTTAGTTCTTATACTACTATTACACTTTCGTGGTTTtcatattttgaaaaatatttaattttcacttcttttacattttttattttatagttaacaagaaatatttttgatattttatctcaaaattgatactaatatttatatcattaatatataaatagtaTTGATATGGAATTTATTGTAGAATTCAATTTATTAGTAGTTAACAATATTGCCGCTCTAAATCACAAGAATGGCTAAGGGTAGGTAGaagccatagtcgtcactccaATATGCAAAATgtatttttgaagaagaaaacgtcaaaaaatgtcattttgagATTTagtgaaattataattttactcATCATTAATATAAAAAGATAAACCTAATTCTCCTTCAGTTCGTTCACTCCTAATAATTTCTCTTCCTCCAGAGTTATTTCCTGGacctagggctggggaaaaatatcgaaaaaatgatatatcgctcgtatcgtattgaaaaatatcaaaaaattatcggattttcgatatttcataattttcgatacgaaacgataccgtatcgtaagttttcgatacgataacgatatgaatttccttatatcgcgatatatcgttttatattgaatatacgatatatatcgatatttttgatatatcgttttatatcgaatatacgatatatatcgatattttcgatatatcgaatttcggtacgatatatcaaatttcggtacgatatatcgtttatatcgaatatacgatatatatcgaatatacgatatatatcgatatttttgatatatcgaatttcggtacgatatatcatACGATATCGATATAGATATCTTCGatatatcgaaagttcgatatatcgaaattcgatatatcaaaactttcgatacgataacgatatgaaattatttcatatcgatattttcaatacgatatatgatacaacgttttcgatacgatatatcgtatcgacccacccctaccTGGACCAATAATACTCCTATCACTTTTTAGATCAAAGTATACCTTACCTTTTTTTCATAAATCTATTACTTTGTCGGCATTGacaaattagtagtactataatcatgattttaaaaaaaaattagatcaAACTCATTTTTCTATAATTGAATAGTCTATATAGCACCATAAAATTTGCATGTGATTCAGCTAAGCTAATTTGGTTTCAAATTATGTGGAAATTAACAAATCTTcaaatcctacttttatattattaattttataataaaatatgagtatgatAAGTTATTAAACTGCGAGGTCCATTTCCAAAAGTAATACTCTATCTGTatcaattaagttgagtcaaaactttgaGACACAgatattaagaaattgtgttgaaaaatagaagaaagaaataaattaggAAAGATGAGTGAGTAAAGTAAGtaatataataaagtaagaatgagtgaatgttttattttttgttaaaagaaaaagtaaaattagTTGGAATAAAGAAAGTAAAAAAAGTAAGGGTGTCAATTAATCATGGACCGgggaatatttatttaaattgtacACATTTAAAAGTTTAAACAGCAATAAAAAGCCCAACTAAGGCCCAATTTCTTTTCATATGAAAAATCTATAGTGGGCCGGCCCCTTTATTTCATTTCAGGGTTTTAGAGGGAGGATTTGAAAACTGAACAGCTGCTTAGAgactttctctctccatttctcTGTTTTCTAGGGTTTCTACTACCTTGCTATCTCTGCGAATCTGATTCCAGTATGAGGTATGAATAATTCCTTGTCAAACGTTTGctattttttattcttatcGTCGTGATGCCGATGGTCGAATTCTGTACATTTCCCGTTTACTTTGCATTTACTCTTTTATGGGTGATATTTATTGGTCGAATTTTTGAGGACCTGTTTGGTTGAATTTTAGCTCTTGTTTATACATCTATGTGCGTGTTTGATGACGAGAAAATTGGATTTAATATTGTTCGATCTATTAAAATGTCCAATTTTATCTGGATGTTTAGTTTCAATATTTTATCTACTGCGTATTTGAGAGGCTTTCTGGACCATCAAGATTTCtgatgcattttttttaattattgctgtttttttaatcttttacaGTCGGCCAATGGAAGAAGATGCTCCCGTAAGTTGCAATCCTTTATGGCATGgttttagttgttttttttgaaCCTTTGTAGCAAGTGGTAACTTTTTTCGGTTACCTTGGACAATTTTAACAGGTGAAGAATGAGGAGGAGGAGTTCAACACTGGTCCACTTTCTGTCTTGATGTTGAGTGTTAAGAATAACACACAGGTATTGATTAGTTCAAGATAATAAGGGCTGCTATATGTGACCAGTTTGTATGATTCTGTGAATTTTAGTTTCAAATTCCTGTATTATCATTGTTCTTGATATTTTTGACATGGTTGTTTGGTAGGTGCTCATCAATTGCCGTAACAACAAAAAGCTTCTGGGCCATGTGAGGGCTTTTGATCGCCACTGCAACATGGTGCTTGAAAATGTCAGGGAGATGTGGACTGAGGTTAGTTTATGATTTTGACTGTTCAGGGCATGCGTATACATCCAATTTCAAATTGCTAACAAATTGTTTATGCTATTGGAATATGTTTCTAAACATACATCAAATTCTGTCCATTACGTAGATACCTAAGACTGgtaaaggaaaaaagaaagcTCTTCCAGTTAACAAGGATCGTTTTATTAGCAAGATGTTCCTCCGAGGAGATTCTGTGATCATTGTCCTCAGAAATCCTAAGTGATGGGTATGTCTCTATACTTGTGTTTACTGAGCAATATATTTCTGTTTACCTCAATCTCGTCTAAGTAGTTCCAGTAGAAGTTGTAGATTACTGTTTTCTCTTTTGTGTTCTGGGTCATCCTTTATTTATCAAATTTTGACAATTAATAACTCTTATGGATCTGCTTTGGTTCCATATGGATTTAAAGTTTTGTTAAGGCATGATTGTTTCAATGATTTTTATCATCTTTATGAAATATGTTAGCGTACTCATGCCACTTTCTTTGTTCAACCTTGAATTCTatatggagttgattatctGATGTTTAGAGATCCTCTTGTTGAGGTTGCTTTCTGATAAGCATTTATAAATGATGATTTTGTACATCATACATGAAGTATGAACTTTATATGCTGTTTAATTGCAGTTTCTGCTCTAATATCAAACCCACCTTTGTGTAAAATGTGTATTTTATCGTCTTATTCTCCTTGTTACCATTGATCTGGAACTGAAGTTGACATCCAAACAAAGCAGCATGATCTCTCAGTTACCTGTTTGTTTAGTAAATTTGCTTCTTTACCATGGTTTATGGTTTCGTGGcattctaatttttttctctaCATTCTTGCAGGATTGCATTACTCTGGCTGTAGTGTGACTTTATTTCTACTGTGAGTGTATGCCAGACTGGAGCTTATCGATGATGACAAGGTTTATCTTTCTTAGGTATATCCTTTGGGAACTCATCTTTCCTACATTAGGTCCTCTTAACCCTTGATAATTTTAGTTTCGAGAGTATGATGTATACTCTCTGTGGTGGATTCTTCGTAAAAATTTATGAGCTGTCCAGTTATTTTCTTATGCATTGCAATCTGTAGACTGACCACCTTTCTATATATCATATGATACACATCAAACACTCCATCTGATAATCTCCAATGCTCACTCTCTTCGCATGCGTATGTACCCATTAACTTGTTTTCCTTGGAGAAGTCGGGTTTCCTTTTTCAGAGGTCATCCTTCTATGTTTTGTCTAAACTCTATTTAGAATATACGGTCAGAATATCGTTGAGAGGTGCACTGCGCCTGTCTTTATGGGTCAATTTCTTCCATCTCTACTTCCTCATCGAACTCTTCTGAATCAAAACCGGATCTACTTATAAACTAAATATTCGTAGGGTGTAGTGTTGGTTTATTGTGTCTTCTTCTTATTTGTTTCATGAAGTTCAAGAAAATAAGTTGATATATGTGTCCAACTCATCTCCAACATTCCACTGATATATAGAGATGCAAAATTACACTAGATGACAACATAAATGTTacagaaatgaaataaaatgcttTATTGTCTCTCTGTTCTCCTCCTTCATTCTTTACTAAATATGTTTCTCTTCCTGcttttttttggtaatataattataagtagtccttttcttttctcatttttctcCAACAACACCAAAGAAGGTTTGACTATAATGTTAAAGCACATGAATTATTTTGAAATTCCGATGTTAAAATTGTCATCAAGAAGCAAGTCTTCCCACTCCCATAAGCTGCTCTTCTGAATCTTGGATGTCCAACAAGTGTTGTCTCCCCAAGTACCCTACAATCACAACAAACTATTCAatgcacacacacaaaaaaGAGAATACTAATTAGTAAACAAATGAAATTTCAAGAACTTGGTgtcttttgaaaaagaaaagtttCGAACAAGTAATGTAATGTAAATATTTACCTCTTGTTTTGAAGCATTCAATATGTTTGATTGGCTGGTCTCTTCTTCACCCTTATCGGTGAAGTTGCAAGCTGCATATTGCGAGCTAGTTTGTATCGTATCATCCTTATTGGTGAAGTTGCAGGTTGCATATTGCGTGCTGCCATAACCTGTGAATATTGTGCTTGGACTAGATCtgtaaaaaatattcaaaggtCATAAATATTTCAGTGTGACATTACAAATTCACTACAAAACATTGTGAATTAACTGTCAACAAAAAGTATTTACCTTGGAGGTGGCATGTTGCTTAAGTTAGGGATGGAATTGTAGAATGCATTTGAAAACGTTGCCTAAAAATAATTTACATACAGTAGAATTATAATCGATCAATTGGAAAAGGCATATTTGATATATATACACAAATATTACCTGTTGAGAATTTTGAAACGAGATAGGAAGGTTTGATGTGTTGGGTGTGTCCAGATCCGAATTTACTATGCCTTGAACTTGGACTTTGGcactataaaaaattaaaaacaatatattattccatatggTCAACAAAAAACATAAGTGAATAAAATTAACAGTTTACAAATTTACCTCAATAATGGACTTATCCCTGAATTGAGCTCGTTCTCCattaaatttgaagaaaaagaaATCTCATGATCTTGGTTTTGCAACACCCTTGAATCCATCTAATCATACTAATATTCAGTATTATAAACATATTTAACAAAGTATAAATGTTGTTAACATACTTGAAAATTCGGTTGGACATTTGATGTTTGCAGATGATTAAACAACACGCCctacaaaataattaatatatttgttAGCACgtgattaatatatttattatttgaaaaatagTAAATAGTCCATTTTATCCTAGCCATTTGGGCATTACTCGAATCTGTCCTGCAATTTAGATACTTATCATTTAATAACTATCGTTTTGTTTTTGAGATTAAATATCACGCATAAAATTTTCGCCGATCAAAATGTCTACATGACAATCGAAATTAAATGTCAATTACCCAAATTAGACATCGATAACACAAAATTATACAATGAAATTTAATACATCAATCGCCTGAATTTATCTgcagaatttttaatttttgaaaatgaaaCACGAGTACTAGATGGTAATTACCTAAGCTATGCGATGTTTTTGAGTAAATGAATCAAATGATAAGATAAAATGGATCCTTTATCCTCTTAAAAATATTTCAGAAAATAATAAGATGAAATTTGGAAACTAACTTTTCTAGCTAGGACTGTTTCGAGAGAATGATTAATGTTTCTCTCACACCAAGACAACAGATGCAAGGAAGGCTCCTGCTCTGGATCCAATTCATAATCtctaagaaaattaaaataattgtttaATCAACATGGCATAATAAGGattaagaaatgaaatgaaattagaTTAggttaaaatactaaaataattaCCTGAGATTTGCTTCTAAAATTTGCAGTTCTAGGCCACTCTTTTTAATTTGCAATTCGAGATTCTGATCAGCACCAATTATATAAGTACTATAATTCACACTTTTGATACATATGTATTTAAAACGAATATCACAGGGAGAGAGAGTTTGAGAAATCAATCATACCTCAATTCTTGAATTAGTTAGCCCCAAAAAAAGAACCCATCAAATTCCATATATATGCAccaaatatataatattttattgtcAGCTAGGGAATTAGATTAACAGATAATTGATTAACTTCATTTTTGttgaaaaaaatactatattaaTACTTTAttgaaatacggaattaaattcaCATATATAATTACACAAACTAAATTGAAGGTGTAAATTTTGTGTGTGAAGGAGAGAGTTAATTACTGTTTGTCCAAATATTGCAACTTGCTTTTGTCACTTTTAATATGATCCAGATTCTTCAACTTCTCCAGTTTCCTCTTCATGTAAATAATTGAATAGAAAATATGTGAATTCTTTTcgaacaaaatcaaaataaaatgtgCACATccataataaatttatttattaaaaaaaatacctgAACATCATCTAACTCCCTGCATTTCGCCATATCACAATTATTATTAGCAAAACAAAATAAGTAATTACTTAAATAAAAGTTAATAATCGAGAATTTATTAGCTAAAGAGATAATTCTGATTACCTCAATCTACTCTCTGCTGGTAGATCAACATAACGATGGAGCACATCTTCGATTCtgttagaatttttttattgagtttaataaaaaaatttcattcgcttcaattttgaaaaaaaaaagaaatttttattGAGTTACAATTCAAACACACCGTTTTTTATTGCAGAACTTGCTAATCCGGCCAGATGGCGAAAAGGCAACAAATGCGACATCAACGTCGCAGCAAATCGCGATTTCATTCGCCTTCTTCATGAGGCTGCTACGGCGCTTTGAAAACGTCACTTGACATTTTGTTACgtcttctatttttttcatgTCAATTTTTCGACCCATCTTGTTTGGTTTTGCTATGTAAGTTGGTAAAATGTTGTGTCCACACGAACTATATTTATAGGCCTAAGAAACTTTgtaatatgaatttaaaaaatgtgaatatgagtttttttatatgtaaatatatatagtTTGTGTGAATAATGAATTTGGAATATATAACAAGAGGTGAACTAACTCCTACATTTAAGTCGTGTTTGGCATTATCTTATGTGACGACGATGACTTTTATATTTCATTCTAAATTTAACATTCAAAGGTATtagtttttaataaaaatatgaattgcaacacagaaaatataataaaaatatcttgTTGCGTAGTGAATCAATTCATTTCGAAAtctaattttttgttaaaaatatttGCGCCAAACAAGGTTTTGAGTTTTGACTAATCACTTGCAATAATTAGGTAAATCAGAAAATCCGATGCTACTGATTTTGTACCTCTATTAATAGAAAATTAACATAATTTTACAGTGACACGTGTCATTTGGGCACGTCATATTGTGAATGAATTGTTGGAAGATTTATTGGGAAAAGAAAATAGTTTGTAGCTTAAACCAAATTATAATGAGGATTAGCACCACACTAAATTCTACATATATTGGGATGAGATTTcttctcattattttttctcttgtgaaaataaaagtcacacaagtagggatgtcaatcgggccagcccatcgggtttcgggccaaccctattcgggttgcgggtcaatcgggtgcgggctaatcaggttgtgattttttcgggttataaaagttcaaccctaaccctgaaagctcgggtttcgggctagcccatcgggttaatcgggttgctaccgataaaattaacatgcgatcaatccaataaataatgatgaaaattagttatatttataaaatgtaaaatatttaattatgataaatttgagatatatgcttaaactcaaacataaatatgatcaaatactaatatttgagatttatgcaaaataaaacataaacatcaagaaattttaaagcatgtttagtaatttaaatatttcttttagtgaatttgaagtttctaattcatttatctattattatattaataaaaaatataatatataatttatatatttaatatataaaatggaaatttattttttcagtaatctgtattatgaaataatcaatgaagtgtcgaattagagtaaaacaaatagaacaatagaaattttatcgggtttccgggccagcccatcgggttttcgggtctggccctaacgggttgcgggttaatcgggtgtgagctaatcgggctgtaattttatcgggctgaaaattttcaaccctaaccctataaatttggcgggctattcgggccagcccacgggtttcgggctaaattgacatccctacacaCAAGTATGAAAAAGCAGATCGCATCCCCCTTTAGCCAAATATAGTAGTTATGTTATGATTTTTGTACAgtataaatatatttgtataCTGCAACATATTAGAGTAGATACAAGCAATATTGTTTGGAAATCTTGTATATTTCGATACGACAAAAGTATAATTGGATGATTTTAAAGAAAGGATATCAAATTGGATGATTTTAAAGAAAGGGTATCAAACTTAGTTTTTAAATACGGAG from Salvia splendens isolate huo1 chromosome 15, SspV2, whole genome shotgun sequence encodes the following:
- the LOC121766539 gene encoding small nuclear ribonucleoprotein Sm D2-like — its product is MSRPMEEDAPVKNEEEEFNTGPLSVLMLSVKNNTQVLINCRNNKKLLGHVRAFDRHCNMVLENVREMWTEIPKTGKGKKKALPVNKDRFISKMFLRGDSVIIVLRNPK
- the LOC121766837 gene encoding floral homeotic protein GLOBOSA-like, producing MGRKIDMKKIEDVTKCQVTFSKRRSSLMKKANEIAICCDVDVAFVAFSPSGRISKFCNKKRIEDVLHRYVDLPAESRLRELDDVQMDSRVLQNQDHEISFSSNLMENELNSGISPLLSAKVQVQGIVNSDLDTPNTSNLPISFQNSQQATFSNAFYNSIPNLSNMPPPRSSPSTIFTGYGSTQYATCNFTNKDDTIQTSSQYAACNFTDKGEEETSQSNILNASKQEFVVIVGYLGRQHLLDIQDSEEQLMGVGRLAS